One genomic segment of Marinitoga piezophila KA3 includes these proteins:
- the fabG gene encoding 3-oxoacyl-[acyl-carrier-protein] reductase, with translation MKLENKICVVTGANRGIGKKISEVFVSEGATVLGFARNLDALKKVEEELNEKGPGKFIGYKVDVSNSDEINNTVKTIAKEFKRIDVLVNNAGVTKDMLLLLMKEEDFDFVINVNLKGVFLVTKAVAKVMRKQKEGSIINISSVVGLEGNIGQTNYSASKAGVIGMTKTWAKELTMKGEQIRVNAVAPGFIETDMTKELNEDFKKAALERILLKRMGSAEEVAKVVLFLASDDSSYITGQVIRVDGGIAL, from the coding sequence ATGAAATTAGAAAATAAAATATGTGTAGTAACTGGTGCAAACAGAGGTATTGGCAAAAAAATAAGTGAAGTTTTTGTAAGCGAAGGAGCTACCGTTTTGGGGTTTGCAAGAAACCTGGATGCTTTGAAAAAAGTAGAAGAAGAATTAAATGAAAAAGGGCCTGGAAAGTTCATCGGATACAAAGTCGATGTTTCAAATAGTGATGAAATTAATAATACAGTTAAGACAATTGCTAAAGAATTTAAAAGAATTGATGTTCTTGTCAATAATGCAGGTGTAACTAAAGATATGTTGTTATTATTAATGAAGGAAGAAGATTTTGATTTTGTTATCAATGTAAACTTAAAAGGTGTATTTCTTGTTACCAAAGCGGTTGCAAAAGTTATGAGAAAACAAAAAGAAGGATCTATAATAAATATTTCCAGTGTTGTTGGGCTTGAAGGTAATATTGGACAAACCAATTATTCTGCAAGTAAAGCAGGAGTTATTGGAATGACAAAAACATGGGCAAAAGAATTGACAATGAAAGGAGAACAAATTAGAGTAAATGCTGTGGCTCCAGGATTTATCGAAACAGATATGACTAAAGAATTAAATGAAGACTTTAAAAAAGCTGCTCTTGAAAGAATATTATTAAAAAGAATGGGAAGCGCAGAAGAAGTCGCAAAAGTCGTTTTATTCCTTGCATCAGATGATTCATCATATATTACAGGACAGGTTATACGAGTTGATGGAGGTATTGCACTGTAA
- a CDS encoding RelA/SpoT family protein, with amino-acid sequence MEQEFREYITEIENILEKKLPDESIEILRKAYYLAKEAHNGQMRASGEPFFEHPKAVSKILAELKMDVESIASALLHDVVEDCDVPIEKITNEFGPEISRIVDGVTKISNLKLNEKLNKVDMKSLEKIETIRKMLLAMSNDIRVIIVKLADRLHNMRTLQYVPYKKQVIKSQETLKIYAPIAHRLGIHKIKAELEDLSFKYLYPEAYEDLKRKLEERVSNVHDRMEEYKTTIKEQLEKHNIKATLQGRTKHLYSIWEKMLRKNKSFEDIYDFIALRIITESPTACYAALGVVHSVWRPVPGRIKDYIAVPKSNGYRSIHTTVITNKGETLEIQIRDWEMHEESEYGLAAHWAYKQGVDAKKMYFVKRLMDLHKEIAQSAFNMSEIEEELQAHEVFVFTPKGEILHLPYGATPIDFAYAIHTNVGNHFAGAKVNGRIVPISYELQNGDIVEIIVNRNSSGPSIDWLKYAKSSRTKHKIKRYYRLKNEKNLEEKGRDKIREIAKDLDMSIDNLIHEIRNNEIFCEKHKIKNEEELYIRLGFGDLNPREIYKLFEKKEEPRIEEKKEEVHHITYKRKGVGVIVDGQEGIDVYFAKCCNPVLGDDIIGIVSRRGIGIHRRNCMNIREVPPNRVIKVSWVTEDAENTKFVTHLLIEMENKSVLDDIRRKIKNEKANIEMYETTRKTDRIDLKMRLAVKDVQHLMRVLTAIKNIKGVYSVRRS; translated from the coding sequence ATGGAACAGGAATTCAGGGAATATATTACTGAAATAGAGAATATTCTTGAAAAAAAACTACCTGATGAATCAATCGAAATATTGAGGAAAGCATATTATCTTGCTAAGGAAGCTCATAATGGTCAGATGAGAGCTTCTGGGGAGCCTTTTTTCGAACATCCTAAAGCTGTATCTAAAATTCTTGCTGAATTGAAGATGGATGTTGAAAGTATAGCTTCTGCCTTATTGCATGATGTTGTTGAAGATTGTGATGTTCCTATTGAAAAGATTACCAATGAATTTGGACCGGAAATAAGTAGAATAGTTGATGGAGTTACCAAAATTAGTAATTTAAAATTAAATGAAAAATTAAATAAAGTAGATATGAAATCGCTTGAGAAAATAGAGACTATCAGGAAAATGTTGTTAGCAATGTCAAATGATATAAGGGTTATTATTGTTAAATTAGCAGATAGACTACATAATATGAGAACTTTACAGTATGTTCCATATAAAAAACAGGTGATAAAGTCTCAAGAAACATTAAAAATTTATGCCCCGATTGCCCATAGACTTGGTATTCATAAAATAAAAGCAGAATTAGAGGATTTATCTTTTAAATATCTGTATCCAGAAGCCTATGAAGATTTAAAAAGAAAGTTGGAAGAACGTGTATCAAATGTTCATGACAGGATGGAAGAATATAAAACAACAATAAAAGAACAATTAGAAAAACACAATATAAAAGCTACGTTGCAAGGAAGAACAAAACATCTATATAGTATATGGGAAAAAATGCTAAGAAAAAACAAAAGTTTTGAAGATATTTATGATTTTATTGCTTTAAGAATTATAACGGAGTCTCCTACAGCATGTTATGCAGCTTTAGGTGTTGTTCATTCTGTTTGGAGACCTGTGCCCGGAAGAATAAAAGATTATATAGCCGTTCCAAAATCAAATGGTTATAGGTCAATTCACACTACTGTTATTACAAATAAAGGTGAAACGCTTGAAATTCAAATTAGAGATTGGGAAATGCATGAAGAAAGTGAATATGGTCTTGCAGCACATTGGGCATACAAACAGGGTGTAGACGCTAAAAAAATGTATTTCGTAAAAAGATTAATGGATTTACATAAAGAAATAGCCCAATCTGCATTTAATATGAGTGAAATAGAAGAGGAACTTCAGGCGCATGAAGTTTTTGTATTTACACCAAAAGGTGAGATTTTGCATTTGCCATATGGCGCAACTCCAATTGATTTTGCATACGCCATTCATACTAACGTTGGAAATCATTTTGCCGGTGCAAAGGTTAATGGAAGAATAGTTCCTATAAGTTATGAGCTTCAAAATGGAGATATTGTAGAAATAATAGTTAACAGAAACTCTTCTGGTCCAAGTATAGATTGGTTGAAATATGCAAAATCTTCAAGAACAAAGCATAAAATAAAAAGATATTACAGATTAAAAAATGAAAAGAATCTTGAAGAAAAAGGAAGAGACAAGATTCGTGAAATTGCTAAAGACCTTGATATGTCCATAGATAATCTAATTCACGAAATAAGAAATAATGAGATTTTTTGTGAAAAACACAAGATAAAAAATGAAGAAGAATTATATATTCGTCTTGGTTTTGGAGATTTAAACCCAAGGGAGATATACAAATTATTTGAGAAGAAAGAAGAACCAAGAATAGAAGAAAAGAAAGAAGAAGTACATCACATTACCTATAAGCGAAAAGGAGTAGGAGTTATAGTAGATGGTCAGGAAGGTATAGATGTTTATTTTGCAAAATGTTGTAATCCTGTTCTTGGTGATGACATTATAGGTATTGTTAGTAGAAGAGGTATAGGTATTCATAGAAGAAATTGTATGAATATACGTGAAGTTCCACCAAATAGAGTAATAAAAGTTAGTTGGGTAACAGAAGATGCAGAAAATACAAAATTCGTTACACATCTTTTAATAGAAATGGAAAACAAATCTGTTCTTGATGATATAAGAAGAAAAATAAAAAATGAAAAAGCTAATATAGAAATGTATGAAACCACAAGAAAAACTGATAGAATAGATCTAAAGATGCGATTAGCTGTAAAAGATGTACAACATCTAATGAGAGTGTTAACGGCAATAAAAAATATAAAGGGAGTATATAGTGTAAGGAGGAGTTAA
- the dtd gene encoding D-aminoacyl-tRNA deacylase — protein MRAVLQRVKKASVVVENEIVGKIGKGILVLLGVGHNDTENDIKWLADKIMNLRIFEDENDKMNLSLLDIKGEILVVSQFTLYGDCRKGRRPSYSNAAKPDKANEYYEKFMKYIEDNYNIKVERGIFQAEMEVELINDGPVTLLLDSEKTF, from the coding sequence TTGAGAGCTGTATTGCAAAGAGTAAAAAAAGCTTCTGTGGTAGTTGAAAATGAAATAGTTGGAAAAATTGGAAAGGGAATTTTAGTTCTACTTGGAGTAGGGCATAACGATACAGAAAACGATATAAAGTGGTTAGCAGATAAAATAATGAATTTAAGGATTTTTGAAGATGAAAATGATAAGATGAATTTGTCCTTGCTTGATATAAAGGGAGAAATACTTGTTGTATCTCAATTTACATTATATGGAGATTGTAGAAAAGGCAGAAGACCTTCGTATTCAAATGCAGCGAAACCCGATAAAGCTAATGAATATTATGAGAAGTTTATGAAATATATTGAAGACAATTATAATATAAAGGTTGAAAGAGGGATTTTTCAAGCAGAAATGGAAGTTGAGTTAATAAATGACGGCCCAGTAACTTTGTTATTAGATTCAGAAAAAACATTTTAA